ACTGCCACGGAAGGTAGACGCCGATGCCCATGCGGTCGAAACCAGCTCGGGAACGGACAGATCCGCAGCCAGGATTTTTGCTTTGAGCTCAGCGACATCCTGTTTATCGATCAATTTATGATCGACGGCCGGAACGGGGTCTTGCCACAATTGTGCTTCGGGCACTTCTGGTCCGAGGCAGCGCGAAACGGGCCCCATGTCCCGGTGAGTCAGCTTGTACCACGCCTTGGCGAAGGCCTTAGCGAACTGATCCGGATTTTCATGGAAACGCTTAGAAATCTTTCCATAAGCGGGATCCATCTTCAAAGCCAGGTCAGTCGTGAACATCATGGGTGCGTGAGACTTGGAAGGATCGTGTGCATCCGGCACAGTTCCTTTCGCAGATTCCTCTTTGGGAGTCCATTGGTACGCACCAGCGGGGCTCTTCGTCAGTTCCCATTCGTAGCCAAACAGATTATTGAAATAGCCGTTCGACCACTCTGTCGGGGTTGCAGTCCAGGCTCCTTCCAGGCCACTGGTAATCGTGTCATCTGCATTGCCTTTTCCAAATTTGTTCTTCCAGCCAAGCCCCTGTTCCGCGAGACTGGCGCCTTCAGGTTCGGGGCCAACGTTTCCTTTGGGACTGGCGGCACCATGTGCTTTTCCGAAGGTGTGACCACCGGCGATCAATGCTACGGTCTCTTCATCATTCATTGCCATGTTGCCAAAGGTTTCTCGAATCGCCTGTGCTGATGCCAGCGGATCCGGCTTACCACCGGGCCCTTCCGGATTCACGTAGATCAAGCCCATCTGTGTCGCAGCGAGAGGGTTATCGAGTTTTTTATCATCTTTGTAACGCTGGCGCCCCAGCCACTCGCTTTCCGGTCCCCAGTAAACGTCCTTTTGTGGTTCCCAGACATCAGCACGGCCTCCGGCAAAACCAAATGTCTTGAATCCCATTGACTCCAGGGCGCAGTTACCGGTTAAGACCATCAGGTCGGCCCATGAAATTTTCCGGCCATATTTTTGTTTGATCGGCCAAAGCAACCGACGGGCCTTATCCAGGTTTGCATTGTCGGGCCAACTGTTGAGGGGTGCAAAGCGTTGTGTGCCATCCGATGCACCGCCGCGACCGTCAGAGACACGGTAGGTACCTGCACTATGCCAGGCCATCCGAATGAACAGCGGACCATAGTGACCGTAGTCCGCGGGCCACCAGTCCTGAGAAGTGGTCATCAATTCTTTGATGTCCTTCTTCACTGCTTTCAAATCGAGCTTCTGAAACTCTTCAGCGTAATTAAAATCTTCCCCCATCGGATTACTTTTGAGTGAATTCTGATGCAGGATGTCTAGATTCAACTGATTCGGCCACCAGTCCCCGTTTGACATGCCCCCGGCCGCAGTGTGTCTCTGGGACGGACTTTTTTGTGCGCCCATCACCGGGCACTTACTGATATCCTGTTTCCCACCGTCTTTCGTGAGGGGCGGATGTTTCTGGGCGAAGCCGGCCGTCGCGATGCAGAGCACCGAACAGCCCACTATGACACGAGCGAAGTGCGTTGTTTTGATCATGATCTCTCCTTGAATTTGGGTTGAAATTGAACGTGTTCCATGCGGAATGATGAATCAACGTCAGTTAATTATGGACACGCACATCTAATAATTCCAATGCATTCTGAGTATAGGTGTCATGCACCACACGCATCAAAAAACCACAGAGACCAGGGGGGGGGGACTTTGGCACAAACCTCTTTTATAATTGCACTTACAACCCATAACACCAGGCCGGAGCAATCGAAACCGCTGTGAAGATCCTTGATATATCAATTGATGCAAGTCGTTTACGGACCATCATTTAATTCTTCCCTGCTTTGATGAAATGTACATTGTTTTTCGCCGTCTTTCATTTAATCGAGTTCGATTCTGATGACG
This genomic interval from Gimesia alba contains the following:
- the katG gene encoding catalase/peroxidase HPI translates to MIKTTHFARVIVGCSVLCIATAGFAQKHPPLTKDGGKQDISKCPVMGAQKSPSQRHTAAGGMSNGDWWPNQLNLDILHQNSLKSNPMGEDFNYAEEFQKLDLKAVKKDIKELMTTSQDWWPADYGHYGPLFIRMAWHSAGTYRVSDGRGGASDGTQRFAPLNSWPDNANLDKARRLLWPIKQKYGRKISWADLMVLTGNCALESMGFKTFGFAGGRADVWEPQKDVYWGPESEWLGRQRYKDDKKLDNPLAATQMGLIYVNPEGPGGKPDPLASAQAIRETFGNMAMNDEETVALIAGGHTFGKAHGAASPKGNVGPEPEGASLAEQGLGWKNKFGKGNADDTITSGLEGAWTATPTEWSNGYFNNLFGYEWELTKSPAGAYQWTPKEESAKGTVPDAHDPSKSHAPMMFTTDLALKMDPAYGKISKRFHENPDQFAKAFAKAWYKLTHRDMGPVSRCLGPEVPEAQLWQDPVPAVDHKLIDKQDVAELKAKILAADLSVPELVSTAWASASTFRGSDMRGGANGARIRLAPQKDWKANDPATLAKVLPKLEQIQSEFNSAQSDGKKVSLADLIVLGGCAAVEQAAKKGGHEVQVPFAPGRTDATQEMTDVASFAVLEPKADGFRNYQDHGTAYDRPAEEMLVDRANLLTLTAPEMTALVGGMRVLNANSGKSPLGVFTKRPGTLSNDFFVNLLDMNTKWQKSPMCEHFYEGRDRKTDQMKWMASSVDLVFGSNSQLRAIAEVYASEDSQKKFVNDFVAAWTKVMNLDRFDLDPALKKGEKSVALQQR